Proteins encoded by one window of Cannabis sativa cultivar Pink pepper isolate KNU-18-1 chromosome 4, ASM2916894v1, whole genome shotgun sequence:
- the LOC115715116 gene encoding uncharacterized protein LOC115715116 isoform X2 has protein sequence MSLVRTQRCFVPIRTLSPSSSSSSSSSVSRCTGHHNSASSDDNATCVSPTWIGKGLTCVCFKRKGHYERICVNLTPQQEEKLKRLKHRMKVYFDASRPDHQEALRSLWAATYPNQELHGLISDQWKEMGWQGKDPSTDFRGAGFISLENLLFFAKTFSTSFQLLLKKQGGKPAAWEYPFAVAGVNITFMIMQMLDLDTIKSRTFVRSVFLQMLSENEWAFDLLYCVAFMVMDKQWLERNATYMEFNEVLKSTRAQLERELLMDDVMRIEDMPSYSLLS, from the exons ATGAGCCTCGTTAGGACTCAGAGATGCTTCGTCCCTATCCGTACACTTTCtccttcatcatcatcatcatcatcttcttccgtTTCCCGTTGCACCGGTCACCACAACTCTGCTTCATCAG ATGACAATGCAACTTGTGTTTCGCCTACATGGATTGGCAAAGGCCTCACTTGTGTTTGCTTTAAGAGAAAAGGACATTATGAACGAATATGCGTCAACTTGACACCCCAACAG GAGGAGAAACTTAAACGGCTTAAGCATCGAATGAAGGTTTATTTTGATGCTTCTAGGCCAGATCATCAG GAAGCATTGAGATCTCTTTGGGCTGCTACTTACCCTAATCAGGAGCTTCATGGCTTGATATCTGATCAATGGAAAGAAATGGGTTGGCAGGGTAAAGATCCATCAACCGATTTCAG AGGAGCTGGATTTATTTCATTGGAGAACCTGTTGTTCTTTGCCAAGACATTTtca ACATCTTTCCAGCTTCTACTAAAGAAGCAGGGAGGGAAGCCAGCTGCTTGGGAATATCCATTTGCTGTGGCTGGAGTAAATATCACATTTATGATCATGCAAATGCTTGACCTTGACACCA TAAAGTCAAGGACCTTTGTTAGATCTGTTTTCTTGCAGATGTTGTCAG AAAATGAGTGGGCCTTTGACTTGCTCTATTGTGTGGCTTTCATGGTTATGGACAAGCAATGGCTTGAGAGAAATGCCACATACATGGAGTTTAAT GAGGTTTTAAAATCTACTCGGGCACAATTAGAGAGGGAGCTTTTAATGGATGATGTTATGCGAATCGAAGACATGCCATCTTACAGCCTTCTTTCTTGA
- the LOC115715116 gene encoding uncharacterized protein LOC115715116 isoform X1, whose protein sequence is MLRPYPYTFSFIIIIIIFFRFPLHRSPQLCFIRNPLFGEAAKSVVNHLAVMKCFGVALVSDDNATCVSPTWIGKGLTCVCFKRKGHYERICVNLTPQQEEKLKRLKHRMKVYFDASRPDHQEALRSLWAATYPNQELHGLISDQWKEMGWQGKDPSTDFRGAGFISLENLLFFAKTFSTSFQLLLKKQGGKPAAWEYPFAVAGVNITFMIMQMLDLDTIKSRTFVRSVFLQMLSENEWAFDLLYCVAFMVMDKQWLERNATYMEFNEVLKSTRAQLERELLMDDVMRIEDMPSYSLLS, encoded by the exons ATGCTTCGTCCCTATCCGTACACTTTCtccttcatcatcatcatcatcatcttcttccgtTTCCCGTTGCACCGGTCACCACAACTCTGCTTCATCAG AAATCCACTATTTGGAGAGGCTGCAAAATCAGTGGTAAATCACCTAGCTGTTATGAAATGCTTTGGTGTTGCTCTTGTTTCAG ATGACAATGCAACTTGTGTTTCGCCTACATGGATTGGCAAAGGCCTCACTTGTGTTTGCTTTAAGAGAAAAGGACATTATGAACGAATATGCGTCAACTTGACACCCCAACAG GAGGAGAAACTTAAACGGCTTAAGCATCGAATGAAGGTTTATTTTGATGCTTCTAGGCCAGATCATCAG GAAGCATTGAGATCTCTTTGGGCTGCTACTTACCCTAATCAGGAGCTTCATGGCTTGATATCTGATCAATGGAAAGAAATGGGTTGGCAGGGTAAAGATCCATCAACCGATTTCAG AGGAGCTGGATTTATTTCATTGGAGAACCTGTTGTTCTTTGCCAAGACATTTtca ACATCTTTCCAGCTTCTACTAAAGAAGCAGGGAGGGAAGCCAGCTGCTTGGGAATATCCATTTGCTGTGGCTGGAGTAAATATCACATTTATGATCATGCAAATGCTTGACCTTGACACCA TAAAGTCAAGGACCTTTGTTAGATCTGTTTTCTTGCAGATGTTGTCAG AAAATGAGTGGGCCTTTGACTTGCTCTATTGTGTGGCTTTCATGGTTATGGACAAGCAATGGCTTGAGAGAAATGCCACATACATGGAGTTTAAT GAGGTTTTAAAATCTACTCGGGCACAATTAGAGAGGGAGCTTTTAATGGATGATGTTATGCGAATCGAAGACATGCCATCTTACAGCCTTCTTTCTTGA